CGCCGCGCTCGCGTGCGCATGCTGGCTCGCGTTGCAGCGCGCTGCGTCTTCGTCTCGCGATGCCGCAACTCACGTCGGCGGCCATGCTTCCCAGGCGCCGCACGTCGCGATGTGGCGCAAGCGCCGCGCGTGGGCGTTAGGCCTGCACTTCGGCCTCGTGAACGGCGGCTACACGACGCTCGTCGCGTGGCTGCCCGCCTACTATCAGCAGCGTGGCGCGAGCGTCGCGCACAGCGGTTCGCTGCTCGCGGCGATGACGGTTTTCCAGGCCGCGTCGGCACTGTTGCTGCCGCTCGCGGCCGCGTCGTTCCGCGACCGCCGTCCCTGGCTCGTGGCGGGGCTGTCGGCGCAATTCATCGGAATCGTCGGGTTGCTCGCCTGGCCCGATGCCGCGCCGCTCGCGTGGGTCGCGATTGCGGGCGCGGGACTCGGCGGCACGTTCTCGCTGACGCTCGTGACATCGCTCGATCATGCAGACGATCACCGCATCGCCGGACGACTCGTCGCGTTCGTGCAAGGCGTCGGCTTTATCATCGCGGCGATTTCGCCTATCGTCGCAGGCCGTTTGCGCGACCTCACGGGCAGCTTCACGGCTGCGTGGACCATGCTCGCGGTGTGCATCGCCGCGATGATCGCGCTGACCTTCGCGTTCTCTCCTCGCAGCTACACGCGCTGGCTCGGCGCGCGTTAAAACGCGCCGTATCAACTGCGCGCGGCTCGCGCCAATCCGGTGCAACGAGCCGTCGACTCGCACTGCTGCGGTGCAATATTCGCGCAGCTTGATGAACGCCTGAGCGTTACGCATACAACGTAATACGGATTGCCGCCGATGGCATACAAGTTGCAGAGCAAAGACGTGCTCATGCAATGACTGCCGTCGTCTCTTCGCGGACGACGGGCAGAACCCGCAATCCGACGAATGAATCTGCGTAATTCCGAATCCCTCATGCCGGGCAATCCATGCTGCGCGTATTGCTCGTAACCGACACCGACAAGCCGATCGGCGAGTTGCGCGACACGCTCGCGCGGCTCGGCTACGACATGCTTGCCGCGACGGCATCGCCGCAAGCGCTGCACGAGACTGTCGAAAGCGAACGGCCCGACGTCGTGATCATCGACACCGAATCGCCGTCGCGCGACACGCTCGAACAGCTCGCCGTGATGAACGCGACGGCACCGCGTCCCGTGCTGATGTTCAGCAACGACGCGAACCAGCAGCTGATACGCGACGCCGTCGGCGCAGGCGTGACGGCGTATCTCGTCGAAGGACTCGCGACGGAGCGCCTTGCACCGATACTCGAAGTGGCGCTTGCGCGCTTCGCACAAGAATCGCAATTGCGCGAGCGGCTTGCGCAGGCGGAGAACGAACTCGCCGAGCGCAAGCTGATCGACCGCGCGAAACGCATGCTGATGGATTCGCAAAAGATGACCGAACACGCCGCCTACGCGACGATGCGCAAGCGCGCGATGAACCAGGGCGTGAAGCTTGCCGAAGTCGCGCGCCAGATCGTCGCCGCCGCCGACTTGCCAGATTGATGTGCAGCTCATGAACTCAACCGCCTACCCCTCTTCATCCGCCGACTCGGGCAAGCTCGAGAAAACGCACTTGCGTCTGGGCTTCGTCGCGCTCAGCGATGCCGCGCCGCTCGTCGCCGCGAAGCTGCTCGAATTCGGCCATGCGCACGGCCTCACGATCGAGTTGCTGAAACAGCCTTCGTGGGCTGCGATACGCGACAAGCTCATATCCGGCGATCTCGATGCCGCGCATTCGCTGTATGGCCTCGTGTATGGCGTGCAACTCGGCCTCGGTGGACCGCAGACGGATATGGCTGTGCTGATGGTGCTGAATCGCAATGGTCAGGCGATCACGGTATCGAACCGGCTTGCCGCGGCGCTCGACGAGCACAAGACGTTGCCCGCAGCACTGGCGACGCTCGGCCGCAAGCCTGTATTCGCGCAGACGTTTCCGACGGGCACGCATGCGATGTGGCTGTATTACTGGCTCGCCTCCCAAGGCGTGCATCCGTTGCGCGATATCGAGAGTGTGGTGATTCCGCCGCCACAGATGGTC
This genomic interval from Paraburkholderia sabiae contains the following:
- a CDS encoding cyanate transporter, with amino-acid sequence MNRTPGIDTSSRLARTTTSAALTWKDGLWLAVIVVIGINLRPLLTSISPLMATIRAVTGLSFSGASLLTSLPVVAMGFGAFGAGLLTRVGGETRGVALGLLAIAAACSARLAASSGAALLMTALVAGIGVAVIQALLPGVMKQRFHARVPLAMGLFSASIMGGGGLGASLSPYVAKAFDSWHAGLAMWAVPAALACACWLALQRAASSSRDAATHVGGHASQAPHVAMWRKRRAWALGLHFGLVNGGYTTLVAWLPAYYQQRGASVAHSGSLLAAMTVFQAASALLLPLAAASFRDRRPWLVAGLSAQFIGIVGLLAWPDAAPLAWVAIAGAGLGGTFSLTLVTSLDHADDHRIAGRLVAFVQGVGFIIAAISPIVAGRLRDLTGSFTAAWTMLAVCIAAMIALTFAFSPRSYTRWLGAR
- a CDS encoding ANTAR domain-containing response regulator — encoded protein: MLRVLLVTDTDKPIGELRDTLARLGYDMLAATASPQALHETVESERPDVVIIDTESPSRDTLEQLAVMNATAPRPVLMFSNDANQQLIRDAVGAGVTAYLVEGLATERLAPILEVALARFAQESQLRERLAQAENELAERKLIDRAKRMLMDSQKMTEHAAYATMRKRAMNQGVKLAEVARQIVAAADLPD